In Patescibacteria group bacterium, a single window of DNA contains:
- a CDS encoding serpin family protein — protein MNKKIIILVIIIIVFVGASIYYFKNQKLTPTPAPVIDDKGSTPEGINSIISANNQFALDLYSQLKSSEGNIFFSPYSISTALAMTYEGARGTTAEEMQLVFHFPVDSNLRRSAFAAIHNQINKPDAKYQLSIANALWAQNDYKFLNDYLATLEQYYAGKATNVDFKNSTEASRQTINKWVEDRTNDKIKNLFPQGSIDSMTRLVLTNAIYFKGTWIKQFEKNKTRDEDFRVSPANTVKISMMQRADKDAKFNYTETDDLQVLEMTYKGDKLSMMVLLPKNEDLSLFENSMSLEKINDWKSKLQEQRVDVFMPKFTFDMKYFMNNTLAKMGMPTAFTSNADFSGMDGTKNLSIQNVIHQAFVDVNEEGTEAAAATGISMGITSAPPPQKIPVFQADHPFIFVIQDKDNGNILFFGRVSNPNK, from the coding sequence ATGAATAAAAAAATTATTATTTTAGTAATAATCATAATTGTTTTTGTCGGGGCGAGTATTTATTATTTTAAAAATCAAAAACTTACGCCAACTCCCGCGCCTGTTATTGATGACAAAGGATCGACACCGGAAGGAATAAATTCAATAATAAGCGCAAATAACCAATTCGCCTTAGATCTTTACTCGCAATTAAAAAGCAGCGAGGGAAATATTTTCTTTTCACCATACAGTATCTCAACCGCTTTGGCGATGACTTACGAAGGAGCGCGCGGGACAACCGCGGAAGAAATGCAGTTAGTATTTCATTTTCCCGTTGATAGCAATTTGCGAAGATCTGCTTTTGCGGCAATTCACAATCAAATCAATAAGCCGGACGCAAAATACCAACTTAGTATTGCCAATGCTCTGTGGGCTCAAAATGATTATAAATTCTTAAATGATTATCTTGCAACTTTAGAGCAATATTACGCAGGAAAGGCGACTAATGTTGATTTTAAAAATTCAACCGAAGCATCAAGACAAACAATAAATAAATGGGTAGAGGATAGAACCAATGACAAAATAAAAAACTTGTTTCCTCAGGGTTCTATAGATAGTATGACCCGCCTTGTTCTCACAAACGCGATTTATTTCAAGGGAACATGGATTAAGCAATTTGAAAAAAATAAAACCAGAGATGAAGATTTCCGGGTAAGCCCCGCGAATACAGTCAAGATTTCAATGATGCAACGAGCAGATAAAGACGCGAAATTCAATTATACGGAAACAGATGATTTACAAGTCCTTGAAATGACTTATAAGGGGGACAAATTATCAATGATGGTTTTGCTTCCAAAGAATGAAGATTTATCATTATTTGAAAATTCAATGTCCTTGGAAAAAATAAACGACTGGAAAAGTAAATTACAAGAACAACGCGTTGATGTATTTATGCCAAAATTTACTTTTGACATGAAATATTTTATGAATAATACATTGGCGAAAATGGGTATGCCTACGGCTTTTACGAGTAATGCTGATTTTTCAGGCATGGACGGAACAAAAAATTTATCAATTCAAAATGTAATTCATCAGGCTTTTGTTGATGTGAATGAAGAGGGTACCGAAGCAGCAGCCGCGACCGGCATTTCAATGGGTATAACTTCCGCCCCGCCACCACAAAAAATTCCTGTCTTTCAAGCAGACCACCCATTTATATTTGTGATTCAAGACAAAGATAATGGAAATATTTTATTTTTCGGCAGAGTTTCAAATCCTAATAAATAA